TGGCGGTCGCGACGTCGCAACGTCCTCCGGTGCGGCCGGGTGTGTGGGTTCGGAAGCCATCAGGGGAGCCTTCTGGGGAACGAAGCGAAGGCCGCGCCGGCGCGCGGCTGTCGGGTAGCCTACCGTTCTCGCTGGGCATCCCTTCGCCGCCGGCGCCGGCTCCCCCTCCTGAGGTTGCGTCTCACGAGAGCCAGAACTTGTCCACCGGGCGGCGGTGCCAGCCGTCCACCAGCGCCGCCAGCTTGGCCAGCATCAGCGTGCGACGGCGCGGCCGGACGAAGCCTGTCAGACCGGCGGCCACGGCGCTTAGCCACAGCCGCAACGGCGCGGTGACGCGCCCCAGCCCGCGGGCATGTTTGCGCACCATCAGCGCCTGCCCGCGGCAGACCAGATAGAGTTGGGCCTTGCTGAAGCCGGGCTCGCGTCCCGTCGAGCGTCCGCTGCGGTGGATGACATGGGTGGCCGTGGCGCACAGGTTCACATGCCCCGCGGCCCGGACGCGCAGCGACAGGTCGGCATCCTCCCAGTAGGCGAAGAACTCCTCGTCAAAGAGACCGACCGCTGCCGCCGTCTCGCGCGATACGAGCATGGCGCAGCCGGAGATGACCTCCAGCGGCAGGCAGGCGGACGCCGGCTGTCCGTCGGCCAAGTACACCCACCTGACCCGGCACGACAGCGGCAGCCACCGGGCCCCCAGGCGGCGCGGCTCGTCGGGGTGGTCATGCAACCGTTCGGGCACACCCACGAGCCCTGCGCCCGGCGTCTGCGCGTGGGCCCGCAGCATCGTCGCGATCATGTCCGGCGGCACGAGGGTGTCGTTGTTGAGGAAGAGCAGGAAGTCGGCCCCGGCGGCCAGGGCGTGCTCTGCCGCGCGGTTGCAGCCGGCCGCGAAGCCCAGGTTCTCCGGCGACCGCAACAGCGTCACTTCGGGGAACGCCGCCAGCGCCGCGGCGGGGTCCTCCCGCGAGCCGTTGTCCCACACGATGACCTGCAGGCGCGGGGTCGTGCTCTCCCGCAGGGAGCGCAGGCAGTCCAGCGTATCGTCCAGGCCGTTCCAGTTGAGGATGAGGACGGCCACGGTCGGCTGCGGGTTGCTCATGCCCCCGCCTCCGGCCACAGTACCCGCGCACTGCTACGGCCCCTGCGCCCCGGGCTCATCATTCCGCCTTCCTCGCCACCACCCACACCTCGGTCTCGGGGGTCTCGCCCACGTGCTCCTCGTTCATGATCTCCACGAGCTGCAGGCGCGCCACATCGCGCACCGACTGGCGCAGCTCGTCGAGCGTGTAGCGGCGCATCGTGTGCGCATCGCGGTCGTCCGCCACGACGCTCTCGGAGCGCGCGGCCGCCGGGATCATGAAGTAGAGCGTGCCTCCGGGCTTGAGGGCCCGGTGGGTGTCGGCCAGGTACGACCGGAAGACGTCCTTGGGCATGTGCTGGAAGGCGATGGTCGAGTAGATGACATCGAAGGTGGCATCGGGGAAGATGCCCAGGGTGCGGCCGTCGCCGGTGCGGAACTCGACGTTGTCGTACCGTGACAGGTTGCGCTGCGCCACCTTCGGCAGCACGCTGGAGACGTCAATGCCATAGCACTTGCGGACATGGGGGGCGATGGCGAACTCCACGCGCCCGACCCCGGCCCCGATGTGCAGCGTCACGACCTCCGGCCCCACCAGGGCACGCTGCTGCAGTTGCCGTAGGATCTCGTTGTCCGGCTGGTACAGCTCCGCGGGGTCGCTGGTGAGGCCCACGGTCTGATAGGGATCAATGCGTGCCAGCATGTCCCAGTAGGTGCGCGGGGGGAGGTAACGCAGGGACTTCTCCGCCAGCCAGTAGAGGGTCGCGCGCAGCTTCTGGCGCGTCCCCCGTGAGTGTCTCACGCCATACTGCCACGACTTGTAGGCGTCAATCAGCTTACGCATCAGTGCGGGAGGTCCTCCCCGGGATCATGGGTTCAGGAGCCGGCGGGCGGCTCATGCTTCTGTTCGCCCGGACGGGGCCCGGGCGGAGCCCCCGGTGCGCGGCGGTATGTGCCGGGCTGTGGAGCGCGCAGGACCGGGCGCGCCGGACGGGCTGGTCCCGGCCGCAGGATCCGGCCCGGCTGTCGCCACGAGGGCGCCGGCGGCGCAGCTCCCAGCGTGCCGGTGGCCGGCAGGACACCGGGGCTCTCCGTCTCCTCGTGCTCCTCTTGCGTCTTCCGCCGTGCCGCCACCACGTGGTCCGCCATCCTCAGGGTGGCGGCGGCGAAGATCCAGTAGTACATCCCACCGTGGGCGCCGTAGAGGGCTGAACCGACGCTGAGCTGCGTGAAGACGCTGATCATGCCCCCGAACATGCCGGCCGCCAGGAAGCCCTCGCGCGCGTCGCCGATGGTGCGAATGGCCCTGACGCAGTGGCGCAG
This sequence is a window from bacterium. Protein-coding genes within it:
- a CDS encoding glycosyltransferase family 2 protein — encoded protein: MSNPQPTVAVLILNWNGLDDTLDCLRSLRESTTPRLQVIVWDNGSREDPAAALAAFPEVTLLRSPENLGFAAGCNRAAEHALAAGADFLLFLNNDTLVPPDMIATMLRAHAQTPGAGLVGVPERLHDHPDEPRRLGARWLPLSCRVRWVYLADGQPASACLPLEVISGCAMLVSRETAAAVGLFDEEFFAYWEDADLSLRVRAAGHVNLCATATHVIHRSGRSTGREPGFSKAQLYLVCRGQALMVRKHARGLGRVTAPLRLWLSAVAAGLTGFVRPRRRTLMLAKLAALVDGWHRRPVDKFWLS
- a CDS encoding class I SAM-dependent methyltransferase, whose product is MRKLIDAYKSWQYGVRHSRGTRQKLRATLYWLAEKSLRYLPPRTYWDMLARIDPYQTVGLTSDPAELYQPDNEILRQLQQRALVGPEVVTLHIGAGVGRVEFAIAPHVRKCYGIDVSSVLPKVAQRNLSRYDNVEFRTGDGRTLGIFPDATFDVIYSTIAFQHMPKDVFRSYLADTHRALKPGGTLYFMIPAAARSESVVADDRDAHTMRRYTLDELRQSVRDVARLQLVEIMNEEHVGETPETEVWVVARKAE